Proteins encoded in a region of the Vicia villosa cultivar HV-30 ecotype Madison, WI linkage group LG5, Vvil1.0, whole genome shotgun sequence genome:
- the LOC131606194 gene encoding dirigent protein 22-like encodes MSSQHFLTLLFFLLLSCKTITSSTSSSQNDDTFDFVRPIDRKLLGLNKMEELSHLKFYWHDIMTGKNPTSFAVVPSPLKLNSTFSFGLVTMMDDPLTLGPELSSKLVGKCQGLYASTSQDSFSFLMAMNLALFEGEYNGSSITIMGRNPVFDKVREVPVVGGSGVFRFARGYAQLTTYSYDPKNAIAVVEYNVYVSH; translated from the coding sequence ATGTCATCCCAACATTTTCTCACTTTGCTCTTCTTCCTTCTCCTCTCATGCAAAACCATAACttcttcaacatcatcatcacaaaatGATGACACTTTCGACTTTGTTCGACCAATAGATCGCAAATTGTTAGGCCTAAACAAGATGGAAGAGCTAAGTCATTTAAAATTCTATTGGCATGACATAATGACTGGAAAAAACCCAACTTCATTCGCAGTTGTTCCATCACCTTTGAAGTTGAACTCAACCTTTTCTTTTGGTTTAGTCACCATGATGGATGACCCTTTGACTTTAGGACCCGAATTGAGTTCCAAACTTGTTGGAAAATGTCAAGGTTTGTATGCTTCTACATCACAGGATAGTTTTTCTTTTCTCATGGCTATGAATTTGGCTTTATTTGAAGGAGAGTATAATGGAAGTAGTATTACTATCATGGGGAGGAATCCTGTTTTTGATAAGGTTAGAGAGGTGCCTGTTGTTGGTGGGAGTGGAGTTTTCAGATTTGCTAGAGGCTATGCTCAACTTACTACTTATTCGTATGATCCCAAAAATGCAATTGCTGTTGTTGAGTACAATGTTTATGTTTCTCACTAA